Proteins co-encoded in one Dendropsophus ebraccatus isolate aDenEbr1 chromosome 9, aDenEbr1.pat, whole genome shotgun sequence genomic window:
- the KNOP1 gene encoding lysine-rich nucleolar protein 1 isoform X2, whose amino-acid sequence MTISDEESTIRQEPSKKKKKQKNFKNRIMTKSQHLEQKPKIKKKKQKTKAWAAEEASEITDGVPKKKTTLDISGDPTSARETHNKKRKKDALHTERTCDAQTDKNVPKKKKKKNAAVQKSIDPVHEKNEKLSAVEDTKESGMKKKKKKKKDSDALDSQSTSECVRTNKGVTEDRSMILEDDVITKQKKKGTKKVLSKDEDIEADQTANKLDCPNSDSSSKVRKRKKSKPAENISEDEASETVNNVTDDLVIQKKKNKKEDSELWKGIESPKEVKPEMSDYAKVKKKKKKVTFENAEEATEDHGGESEKSSRVSKERKTSKDLNMNEGKSDVNDNRAKDRDSEEAPKKKKKGKKSNKMTELVESKEESLHKTCKEEKKKSKKKRKREEMLGHSDEEQSANEDIVEAPKKKQKKKMKNPEEAIEKRETPTGNQLGLAQDGSRDEVHIDTGTKFGQWDTAAFQNSDQQTKFFRLLGGFKKGNQAAGISPSNQVKANMALGKQQEQALERNLMSEFDKALSWKQNRGIGLGFQPTPNKSFFIDKTVSRSVKFDD is encoded by the exons ATGACTATTAGTGATGAAGAATCTACAATCCGCCAGGAACCatcaaagaaaaagaagaaacagaagaatTTTAAGAACAGAATAATGACAAAATCCCAGCATCTTGAACAAAAACCTAAAATtaagaagaagaaacagaagacGAAAGCCTGGGCCGCAGAGGAGGCTTCTGAAATAACAGATGGAGTACCAAAAAAGAAAACTACCTTGGATATCTCAGGTGACCCCACCTCTGCTAGGGAGACCCATAACAAGAAAAGGAAGAAAGATGCGTTACATACTGAGAGGACATGTGACGCGCAAACCGATAAAAATGtcccaaaaaagaagaaaaagaaaaatgctgccgTGCAAAAAAGTATTGACCCAGTGCATGAAAAGAATGAGAAACTCTCTGCTGTAGAGGATACTAAGGAAAGTGggatgaaaaagaagaaaaaaaagaagaaagatagTGATGCATTGGATTCACAAAGCACAAGTGAGTGTGTCCGCACAAATAAAGGTGTAACCGAGGATAGGAGCATGATTCTGGAAGATGATGTGATCaccaaacaaaagaaaaaaggaacAAAGAAAGTTCTTTCCAAGGACGAGGACATTGAAGCAGATCAAACAGCCAATAAACTAGATTGTCCCAACAGTGATAGCAGCTCCAAAGTAAGGAAACGCAAAAAGTCCAAGCCAGCCGAAAACATATCTGAAGATGAAGCCTCAGAAACTGTAAACAATGTCACTGATGACTTGGTGATCCAGAAGAAGAAGAACAAAAAGGAGGACTCTGAGCTATGGAAAGGGATAGAATCTCCTAAAGAGGTCAAGCCTGAGATGTCTGACTATGCAAaggttaaaaagaagaaaaagaaggtgACGTTTGAGAATGCTGAAGAAGCCACTGAAGATCATGGTGGAGAAAGTGAAAAGTCTTCAAGAGTTTCCAAAGAAAGGAAAACGAGCAAAGACTTGAATATGAATGAAGGAAAATCTGACGTGAATGACAACAGAGCTAAGGACAGGGACTCTGAAGAAGCccccaagaagaagaagaaaggaaagaaatcAAACAAAATGACTGAGTTGGTGGAAAGTAAGGAAGAATCTTTACATAAGACTTgtaaggaagaaaagaaaaaatcaaagaagaaaaggaagagggAGGAGATGCTGGGGCATAGTGATGAAGAGCAGTCTGCAAATGAAGATATCGTAGAGGCTCccaaaaagaagcaaaaaaagaAGATGAAAAATCCTGAAGAAGCGATTGAGAAGCGA GAGACGCCTACGGGCAACCAACTGGGATTAGCGCAAGATGGAAGCAGAGATGAAGTACATATTGACACG GGGACAAAGTTCGGACAGTGGGACACGGCTGCGTTCCAAAACTCAGACCAGCAAACCAAGTTTTTTCGACTATTAGGTGGATTCAAGAAGGGAAACCAAGCAGCTGGGATTTCACCCTCAAACCAGGTGAAAGCCAACATGGCCTTGGGGAAGCAGCAGGAACAAGCTCTGGAGAGGAACCTGATGTCTGAGTTTGACAAAGCACTTTCCTGGAAACAGAACAGAGGAATCGGCTTAGGCTTCCAGCCCACCCCCAATAAGAGCTTCTTTATTGACAAAACTGTATCCAGATCGGTGAAGTTTGACGACTGA
- the KNOP1 gene encoding lysine-rich nucleolar protein 1 isoform X1, translated as MTISDEESTIRQEPSKKKKKQKNFKNRIMTKSQHLEQKPKIKKKKQKTKAWAAEEASEITDGVPKKKTTLDISGDPTSARETHNKKRKKDALHTERTCDAQTDKNVPKKKKKKNAAVQKSIDPVHEKNEKLSAVEDTKESGMKKKKKKKKDSDALDSQSTSECVRTNKGVTEDRSMILEDDVITKQKKKGTKKVLSKDEDIEADQTANKLDCPNSDSSSKVRKRKKSKPAENISEDEASETVNNVTDDLVIQKKKNKKEDSELWKGIESPKEVKPEMSDYAKVKKKKKKVTFENAEEATEDHGGESEKSSRVSKERKTSKDLNMNEGKSDVNDNRAKDRDSEEAPKKKKKGKKSNKMTELVESKEESLHKTCKEEKKKSKKKRKREEMLGHSDEEQSANEDIVEAPKKKQKKKMKNPEEAIEKRETPTGNQLGLAQDGSRDEVHIDTARRKALQEDIDRESGKTKGTKFGQWDTAAFQNSDQQTKFFRLLGGFKKGNQAAGISPSNQVKANMALGKQQEQALERNLMSEFDKALSWKQNRGIGLGFQPTPNKSFFIDKTVSRSVKFDD; from the exons ATGACTATTAGTGATGAAGAATCTACAATCCGCCAGGAACCatcaaagaaaaagaagaaacagaagaatTTTAAGAACAGAATAATGACAAAATCCCAGCATCTTGAACAAAAACCTAAAATtaagaagaagaaacagaagacGAAAGCCTGGGCCGCAGAGGAGGCTTCTGAAATAACAGATGGAGTACCAAAAAAGAAAACTACCTTGGATATCTCAGGTGACCCCACCTCTGCTAGGGAGACCCATAACAAGAAAAGGAAGAAAGATGCGTTACATACTGAGAGGACATGTGACGCGCAAACCGATAAAAATGtcccaaaaaagaagaaaaagaaaaatgctgccgTGCAAAAAAGTATTGACCCAGTGCATGAAAAGAATGAGAAACTCTCTGCTGTAGAGGATACTAAGGAAAGTGggatgaaaaagaagaaaaaaaagaagaaagatagTGATGCATTGGATTCACAAAGCACAAGTGAGTGTGTCCGCACAAATAAAGGTGTAACCGAGGATAGGAGCATGATTCTGGAAGATGATGTGATCaccaaacaaaagaaaaaaggaacAAAGAAAGTTCTTTCCAAGGACGAGGACATTGAAGCAGATCAAACAGCCAATAAACTAGATTGTCCCAACAGTGATAGCAGCTCCAAAGTAAGGAAACGCAAAAAGTCCAAGCCAGCCGAAAACATATCTGAAGATGAAGCCTCAGAAACTGTAAACAATGTCACTGATGACTTGGTGATCCAGAAGAAGAAGAACAAAAAGGAGGACTCTGAGCTATGGAAAGGGATAGAATCTCCTAAAGAGGTCAAGCCTGAGATGTCTGACTATGCAAaggttaaaaagaagaaaaagaaggtgACGTTTGAGAATGCTGAAGAAGCCACTGAAGATCATGGTGGAGAAAGTGAAAAGTCTTCAAGAGTTTCCAAAGAAAGGAAAACGAGCAAAGACTTGAATATGAATGAAGGAAAATCTGACGTGAATGACAACAGAGCTAAGGACAGGGACTCTGAAGAAGCccccaagaagaagaagaaaggaaagaaatcAAACAAAATGACTGAGTTGGTGGAAAGTAAGGAAGAATCTTTACATAAGACTTgtaaggaagaaaagaaaaaatcaaagaagaaaaggaagagggAGGAGATGCTGGGGCATAGTGATGAAGAGCAGTCTGCAAATGAAGATATCGTAGAGGCTCccaaaaagaagcaaaaaaagaAGATGAAAAATCCTGAAGAAGCGATTGAGAAGCGA GAGACGCCTACGGGCAACCAACTGGGATTAGCGCAAGATGGAAGCAGAGATGAAGTACATATTGACACG GCACGGCGAAAAGCTCTGCAGGAGGATATAGACCGAGAGTCTGGAAAGACCAAG GGGACAAAGTTCGGACAGTGGGACACGGCTGCGTTCCAAAACTCAGACCAGCAAACCAAGTTTTTTCGACTATTAGGTGGATTCAAGAAGGGAAACCAAGCAGCTGGGATTTCACCCTCAAACCAGGTGAAAGCCAACATGGCCTTGGGGAAGCAGCAGGAACAAGCTCTGGAGAGGAACCTGATGTCTGAGTTTGACAAAGCACTTTCCTGGAAACAGAACAGAGGAATCGGCTTAGGCTTCCAGCCCACCCCCAATAAGAGCTTCTTTATTGACAAAACTGTATCCAGATCGGTGAAGTTTGACGACTGA